GTTAATGAGAATCTTCGGTTTCACATTTGCAAAATGAGTTAATGTTCTACTGTAcagtcagtgccatgagaaACCACCAGTGCTGACACAGAGGTCTTGagggtggcacagcccagccaggagtGTCAACTGCACCTTCGTTTTGGGGGCTGACACAGCTCAGCCCGGGGCACAGGCCTGCAGGGAAGGATGAGCAACACGAGGAGAACGACGACGTTGCTGATCCCCATCTCATGGCATTGCTTCCAACAAGGTTCAGGTCATTTCCCTTAGTGAAAGATTCATAGATTGCAGAAGTTGTAGCTGTTTTAAGAAGTTATTTAAAGTGTCTGACAGTGTTGAAAGGTTTTATGGTAAGTGGTTTCCCTGGAGTGCAAAATGCAGCTCCCCAAAGGCCCTGGGAGATGTGCCgagctctgctcagggctgttcAGTGCCTGTTACATTCCAGTCACGTTGTTGGTTGCATTGTTGACAGAACCAAATAAAAGAACCTTTAGCTCAGTCCTGTCTGTCTGTTCTGCCAGGTTGCAGCAGGTGCCCTGAACAGCAGGTGGTGGCTCCCTGAACACCAGTGTGTTCCACGTTGTTCCCTGCAGTGTCCCTGGAACACCAGCATGTTCCATGTTGTTCCCTGCGGTGTCCCTGGTGGTGCAAAGCTCTCCTAGGGGGAGTTTGGGCCCTTTGAAGCCCTATGAGCCACCTCCATGGTTTCTGAACAAGGCCTTGGGGGCCAGGCCCTTTGCCAGAATCGGTCCTGTTTGAGGAATTTCACACCACCAGATAACTTAGGGATGTTTGAAGAGACATAAAAGAAGACAAACTCAGTTTGTCCAAAGTGCTGGAGGGCGTCTGCCTGTTCCCCTAATGCTGCTGAGCCCTGAGGGCATCACGAAGGCCCCACGATGGCACAGCCATCCCAAAGAGCCCACCAGTGCCCAGGTGACCCAGCCgtgggcacagctctgcacccCATGGGGCCAGGCTTCTCTCAGCTCTGAGACCACCACTGGTCTGGCTTTTTCCTCCCCTGTGCTGATCAGTTTGGCCCATACCTGCCAAAAATACCTGGTGGCACAATCAGCCCCCTCCAACCTGTCACAGCACCTgggcccctccagctccctggggcTCCACCAGGAAACTCCCCCAGTCAGCACCCACAGAGTGGGGCTGGAGTCCCAGTGGGGTCTGTGCAGGGACCCTCCTAGCAGGGGCAGCCAGGCACAGACATTTCAGAGTGGTTGGGGTCAGACAGGACCTTAAAGCCCCCTCGATGCCAACCCCCAGTGCCATCCCCACCCCAGGCAGGgaccccttcccccagccctgggtgctccCAGGTCCAGCCAGTGGGACCCTGGTGTTCCCCGAGCCCAGCAGCCATTGGGACCCccagccacagctcccagcagccccagccccacatcccaACCGTGGGTCTCTTCCAAAACACCAGTGCAGAACCAGCAGAGCAGGTGGACAGAACAGGCTGGGAAGAACAAGAGAGCAACAACTCTTTAATAAATTAGCAAAATAAACAgcatctatatatatatttatattcaatTGCTGTGTCTCCATGGATCACAGGAGTTAAGCCAGTGTTGATTCCCCAGTCTCATGGCAATGCTGATCCAGAGGCCTCAGTCCAGGTATCCCTGAGGCGACGCCCGGCCTTGTGGGACCTAAAAACCTGAAAtcactgagaaataaaacagcttttttgTAAGCCAGAGACACAGTTCCCAAGGGGCAAAGTGAATTACCGGATGATTTCACCTGGCTGACTCAGGTGGAAGTGATTAAAAAGTACTGATCCAACTTTTCCCctcttaagaaaataaaaaaaagtgttcccccacagggagggggaggaaggagcagatCTATTGCATGGAAGGATTATCAGTGACAACAAAACAGATTGATTTGCAGGGTACATGTCTCCAGTTGTTGCAGTGGCCAGGGGTGGAACTGATTGGGCATTTTGGTCACGAGTCAGTGGATCCCAAACAGGGTGAGCCCCGGCCCAGGGTCCCTCAGTCCTCGTCGCGGACGTACTGCCCGGCCTCCCAGCGCTGGGCCATGGCGCTCTTGTGACGGATCACTCGGGTGCTCTCCACCACCTGCAGAGACCAGAACGCCCAGGATCTTTGTAAAGAAGGGATTTTTATAATCAATCTGTTTGCAGAGCTgcccccctgccagccccccaGCCCGCTCTGCTCAGTGCAGTGCCCACCCGAGGGGAGCGGGGGTAACGGGGGTGTCAGGGCAGCGTGAGCAGAGCCCCCGCCTTCCTGAAGGACTTTACCTCTGTGTTGACCTTGTCGATGGGTTCTATGCCTGCATACTGTGGAAAGGGGAAGACAGGATCAGATAatggcagcctggcaggggaatATCCAGAGGTGGCTGGATCCAGCCCCCGGGGTGGTCAGAGGAGGGGAGGCACACGCAGTCGTGCCCTCCCCGGGGTGAGGGAACGGTTCAGTCCAGGTTCCCCCCAGgaggaagctgctgctcctctccagtCCCACCCAATGCTGGCAGCCCTGAACAGCAcgggcagccctggggagctcacACGGCCCCTCACTGGTGCCACCACCACCGGGTCTCCCACCAAGCCAAACAGCTGGACCTCCAGCTCCAGGTGGGAGCCAGAACAGCCACCTCCAGCTCCAGAGCCACCAGTCTTCTCCTGGGCTCCAGCCCCACAACCATATGCTGCCCAGAAAGGGCAAGGTAGGCACATTCACCTTTCCATCCTCcttcaccctcctcctcctctcttcaCAGGGGCTGGAACGTGACGAGTCCGGGGTGGGGGTCTCCGTGCTGCCCTGGGAGGAACTGGCCACTCTCAGTGGGGTGAAGGACGACATCAGCCCCAGGATCCCCGTCTGGTGTGAGGCAGGAGTGGAGACAGGAGACCCAGACACCGAGTAGCTGCCACTGGCACCTGAAGCAGCTTTGCAAGAAAGCATCGGGGTGTGAGGGACTCCAGGACCGCTCCCGGGGGCTGGAGACCCTCTGGAGAGCCAGGCCCCTGCCCCAGACCCACGTCCGCAGCAGGTCCAGCAGATTCGGTCACAGCTGGGGCCCTGTGTCTGGGCCCCAGCCAGGGACTGCAGGAGCTAGGAGGGGAAGTGCATGAGCTGGGCCCTTCCAGCCCTGTTTGCTGCTGTAACGTGACACAAAGTCATCAAGCCCTGAGCAGCTCGAATCAAAAGCCATGCTGCTCCTGCGGAGCCTGTTCCTCCTCAGCAGCAGTTCTCCTGCTGACTCCAGTGTGTTGGTATCAAGTTCTCCTGGGACAACTTGCTACCAGCGCACAGGAGCCCTTATGGGCATCCCACAAGATCGTTGCTCTACCACTCTGCCCCCTCCTCCCTTACCGGAGCTGTGCCGAGAGCGGGAGCCCTCCTGGGGAACGCTGTCTCTGTAGTTGTTCATCAGCCGCCGccgctgctcctgcagctcctcttccctctgcagGTCGCTCCGGATCTCCTCCTCAATCAGTGCAGACGTCTGGGGCTTCCAGGTCCGCAGCCGGTACTGCTCCTCCCGGCCGTCCTCCCTCCGCAGCGGGCTCTGCGTCCCCATGTCCTCCGCGAAGGAGACCTTCGGCTTccagaaggagagggagaagtaCTCTCTGGGCAGGACAGCAGTGCCGGTGGGGCTCGGGGTGGAGCCGGGAAGCTTCCCTCCCCAGGAATCCTTGCTCCCCCATTTGCTGGCACTGGCGGAAGCGTGCTGGGACACCGAGGGCTTCTCCCGGCTCCTCTCGCTGACAGCGAAGCGCGGCTGGGACAGCTGGAAGTGCGCGATGCTCGCTGTGTAGCTGGGACTGCTTCTCCTGCCCCTGGTGTCTTCCGTGGGGCTGGGGCTCGAGGGCTGCTCCGCCACAAACTCCTTAACCCAGCTCCtccgctcctctgcctgccttggGGCCGTGGACTTCTGCAGGGGGGCTTCCTCCTGCTCAAACACCCTCCTGCGCTCGTCCAGCTCCTGATGCGTCCCCCTGTCATACGCCCCCAGAAGCCTCCCTTGCCTCTTCAGATCTTCCTCTCGCTTGGTTTCCTGCTCAATTTCCCTCTGGACGTAAAGGGAAGCACGGCCTCTGtccttccctttcctgcctGGGCCGGGAGAGCCATGAAGGGCGAGGACAGGCTTGGTCTGGATCTCCACCAGCTCGCTGCTGGAGGTCAGCCGCTGGATACCCCTCTCTTTCCAGAGgttctcctccctctccatcGCCATGCGGATCTCCCGCTCGATGGGCGTCTCACTGCTGACCTTCGTCTCCTTGCCCAGCCCGTTGCTGCCAGCCCTCAGATCCACGAGGCCACTGAAGGTCTCATTGGAGGCACTTCCATCACTGCCATAGCCTGTGTTGGCTTCGTTATACATCTCACCCAAGCCAGAGTCCAGGTCCTCTCTGGACAATGCTTTGGTCAGGCTGGACATTTTCACAATGGGATACGACCTTTCAATGTGAGCTTTTCTGGGAGTATAAACCTCCTCCTTCTCGGGTGTCTTGTAGGACACATTGTAAACCTGGTAAACGCTCTTGTCCCTCCCGCTCTGGCTTGATGCACCGGCACTACCATAACCTCTCACAGCCTTCGTGGCCATCTCAGGGCTATGCCACTCTTCCCTGGAGACTTTTGTCACTGACTCTGGCTTAGGGGATATGgcctgctgccctgggctgaAAAAAGAGCCTGGGCTGGTCTTCTCTAGCATCAGAAACTGCTGCCGAGCCGCGGAGAAGTTGATCT
The window above is part of the Pseudopipra pipra isolate bDixPip1 chromosome 27, bDixPip1.hap1, whole genome shotgun sequence genome. Proteins encoded here:
- the MISP gene encoding mitotic interactor and substrate of PLK1 gives rise to the protein MDRVTRHLVFQLPQASHRPDSSDGHQTGSLAELRADSDDDVFGSTQHSTQRVENGYGWKRRSQSPSYFLEGGKDVWTPSPDRESKLEVVKSGSLYDLRAYRGERKPSKLYDEEEQDVYRVPPPNISPEKARELEDERREVIRSQVMRKSSTIAERWSSMDELSSISTGMGSQGEGRHAGSVTTSFAISFDKPSPGRAATPVDPDNIDTEQINFSAARQQFLMLEKTSPGSFFSPGQQAISPKPESVTKVSREEWHSPEMATKAVRGYGSAGASSQSGRDKSVYQVYNVSYKTPEKEEVYTPRKAHIERSYPIVKMSSLTKALSREDLDSGLGEMYNEANTGYGSDGSASNETFSGLVDLRAGSNGLGKETKVSSETPIEREIRMAMEREENLWKERGIQRLTSSSELVEIQTKPVLALHGSPGPGRKGKDRGRASLYVQREIEQETKREEDLKRQGRLLGAYDRGTHQELDERRRVFEQEEAPLQKSTAPRQAEERRSWVKEFVAEQPSSPSPTEDTRGRRSSPSYTASIAHFQLSQPRFAVSERSREKPSVSQHASASASKWGSKDSWGGKLPGSTPSPTGTAVLPREYFSLSFWKPKVSFAEDMGTQSPLRREDGREEQYRLRTWKPQTSALIEEEIRSDLQREEELQEQRRRLMNNYRDSVPQEGSRSRHSSAASGASGSYSVSGSPVSTPASHQTGILGLMSSFTPLRVASSSQGSTETPTPDSSRSSPCEERRRRVKEDGKYAGIEPIDKVNTEVVESTRVIRHKSAMAQRWEAGQYVRDED